The following is a genomic window from Chryseobacterium ginsenosidimutans.
AAACATCACATTGACTGCTGAAGAGCAATTGAAATTCGCTGAAGCAGCTAATGCTGTGAGAGAAGTGAATGGTGATTTGAAGTTTTAATTTATTAGACTTTATATAATGAAACCGCGCCCGAAGGGCGCGGTTTTTAATTATGCTATTTGTCGATTTATTTCCAGCTTTCACTGAACATTCAATTTCTTTTGAAGATAAAATCAACAATTTTAAATATTCTATTGAACTTAATTAAAAGATTGCCTAAACTCCAACGGAGAAACATTCGTTTTATTTTTAAATAATTTACTGAAAGACTGGGGATGCTCAAAACCTAGCTCATAAGCAATTTCACTGACAGATAATTGTGTTGTGGAGAGCTTTTCTTTTGCTTTTTCGATGAGCTTTTCGTGAATATGCTGTTGGGTGCTTTGTCCGGTTAAAACTTTTAATAATCCTGTAAGATAACTTGGCGAAACATTCAGTTGATTGGCAACAAATTGTACAGAAGGAAGTCCTTTTGTGAGTAAATCTTCGTTGTTAAAATAATCAGTCAGTAAATTCTCCAAGGAATCAAGGATTTTATGATTGGAAATTTTTCTTGTAATAAACTGCCGCTGATAATAGCGATCTGCATAATTCAATAACGTTTCGATTTGCGAAATAATAATATTCTGGCTGAATTTGTCAATATTGGAATGATATTCCTGTTGGATATTTTGAATAATGCTGTAAAGTGTATTTTCTTCTTTTTCGGAAAGAAATAAAGCTTCATTCACAGAATAATCGAAATATTCGTAATTTTTGATATTCTTGGCTAAAGAAGTATTCCAGAAAAAATCGGGATGAATAAGTAAGATCCATCCCGTATGTATTGCTTTTTTTTTAATTTTTGGATCAACCGTAACTCCAAAAACCTGTCCGGGAGCCATAAAGAACATGACACCTTCATCAAAATCATATTCCTGCTGACCGTATTTCATTTTGGTATTGGACGTTCGTTTGATGGAAATCGAATAAAAATCAAGAATCCAGCTTAGTTCATTCACATCAGCATCATGTTTGATCGTGCTGTAATCTACCACACTGATCAAAGGATGCTCAGGCTTCGGAAGTTTACGGAATTCATGGAATTGGTTGATGGTTTTTATTCTTACGGGCTGTTTCATGATCTCACTAAGTTAATTGTTTTTAATGATTTTATTTTGAATATTGCTTACAATTATAAAGCCTTCGACTTCGCTAGACCGATATATAAAACTGTAAATAAAGTTAGTATTAATATCATTCTGAGCCAAGTCGAAGGTTTTCTATTTCAAAGCAGAGAATCTAATTTTTATAATATGCAGTTGCAAAATTTTTAGCAAAATCCTTCACCTTTATATTTCCCATTTCAGGTCTGTTTTTGTAATAATCTTCATACAAAACATTGCTTCGTCTCGCCATATTCATTTCCACAAAACCTTTTGCCGTATCCGGATTCATTCCGGCTTTAATTAGGTTGTTTAACAGATCTTCATCCGAAATTGTGATCCATTGTAAATCCGGATTGCCGATAGCTTCTCCTAGAATTTTTGCAATTTCATTCGGTGATATTTCTTCGCTTGCAACATATCGGATTTCTCTTCCGTTAAAAGGTTTTTCAATTTCTTCAGCAATTACTGAAGCAATATCAAAAGGCGAAACCCAAGGTTCCTGATCATCACCTCCATAATTTTGAATAATTACATTTTGAGATTTAATAGTCGGAATAAATGCGAACATATTGTAATAAAACCCGACAGGGCGCATGAATTTTATGGAAACATTTTCCGGAAGTTCATTTAAAACCTTTTCCGCTTCATAATGAAATTTCAGAATCCCGTTTCCTTCGTTGGTATGCGCTCCGATACTGCTGAGGTGAATAATATTTTTCACTCCGGACCTTTCAATAGCTTCTTTATAATTTTTTGCAATCTGAATATTAGCCTGAATAAAATCAATCTCATGATTAAAAAATACCCCGGCGTTCAAAGCTTCCATTGCATAGATGATATCTGCTCCTGCGAAGGATTCAGACAAGAAATCTATATCTTCCATTGTACCGATTGCAGCTTTTGCACCCAAAGATTCAATTTCTGTTTGTCTTTCTGCATTGCTGCTGATCACAGTAACGTCGTGACCTTTTTCTACTAATTCTTTTGTTAATGGTTTACTGATATTTCCTAAAGAGCCTGTTACGATAATTTTCATTTTGTTTGATTTTTATTGAAACAAAGGTCAGGATTGTGGAAAAACCGGATGTAGCCGAATCAACTTTTTGTGTAGCCGAAAAAAAATCCATCTCAAATAATGACGATGGATTTGCTTTTAGCTTAGATATTAAAAATTCTTGGACTTAATTTTCAAAATTTATTTCGTTATTGATATAATTTAAAGTCCAATTTATATTAGAAAACTGATAAACTTGTCCATACATATCGTATGATTTGCTTTCGTAAGAATTGTAATTATTTTGGGAAAGAGATCTGGGGAAAATTTCATCAAAAATCATTAAATTTTTCGTTGGATTTGCCTTGTTATCATAATTTTTAAATACTTCAACAGTTTTTACTTTAGAATTAAAATTTATTTCATAATTAGACGTAATATTGTTCCATGTTGCCTTTCGCGATACAATACTGTCTACATTTCCGTTTTGATTATAATAGAAATCACTTTGAGCAGTAAGAAGATTGTTTTTTTTAGAAATCAGCTTGGAGATTCTATTTTGTTCATATACAAATTGAATGATTTCGTTGGTATCAACGATAGTTTTCTTTACTATTTTACCATTGTCAAACTCAAAAAGCCTTTTGTTTTCAGCAATTGTAAATCCTTGAGTTGAATTGAATTTCGAAATAATGGTCGCAGTATTGTTGCCGTAAGTTATCTCATTGTAAACATCAGGCGAAAAAATATAGTTAAATCCGGTTTGAGGTGATGTTGCTAAAAGTCCACCAACTCTTTTAATTGGTCTGTTATTAGAATCATATTGAATAGTCACATTATTGGAGCTATTCGCAAGCATAACTGCCTGAGGATAGTGCATATAGGTGAATTTATAACTTTCAATTTTTTTCTCCTGAGCTCTGGTGGTTTCTGTTATGTCATCATTATTACTGCAACTGAATAATACAAATGAGCTTGCTATTAATAAAAACGAGGATGTTTTAATTTTCATGCTTTACAAAGAATGTTATTAATTTTATTCCGCAAAACTACATAAATTCCACACAAATTTTAAATAGTGAAATAAAAAAAGCGGAAAAACCGCCTTAAAAAAATCTTATACTTTCTGTTTTCCAACTTCCGAAGGCGAAACTCCAAACTCTTTTTTAAAAACAAAAGAAAAATGAGAAAGATCCTCAAAACCAAGATCAATATAAATATCGGTCGGTTTTTTGTGCTCTTTATCCAACAAAAAATAAGCTTCCTGAAGTCGTCTGTTCATGAGCCATTTTCCGGGAGTGGTATTGAAAATTGCTTTAAATTCTCTTTTAAAAGTAGATAAACTTCGTCCTGTCATAAAAGCAAAACGTTCCAGACTGATATTGAATTTATAATTATTATTCATAAACAATTCCAAATCAATTTTATGCGGAACATTGAAATTGAAAAAAATATTTTTAAGATCAGAATTGTTTTTAAGTAAAATCATCAACAATTCTTCACGTTTGATATCAACAAAAGTGTCATCCAATTGTTCGTGCCCATTGTAATAAGGTTCTAAAGATTGGATATAGTTATTGATTAGTTTATCTTCTTTAATGAACAAAAAAGAATCCTTATTGTCTGTTGGTTCAGCTTGGTAAGGATGACGTTCAAGGAATTTCTTTAAAAATGGCTCATCAAAAGCAATAATCACTTTTTCAAAATCTCCGTCTTCTTTATATTTTGTATATCGAACGAGATGATTTTTCCTTGCAATACAGTAATCTCCGGGTTTCATATTGTAATGTCTGTAGCCGTCGTATGCAACCATTGAACCTTTAAGTAGAAACAAAAAGAAATGTTCCGGAATAAACTGCTCCGGTGAAATTTCGGGTCCTAAATGACAGGATTGTATATTGTTGAATTTCATTTTAATATTTTTTCTTTTGCCTTAAAGTAAATATAATTATTACAGTAACTTATCTCAAATTTACAACAAGTTACTTTGAGTTTCGTCACTTCGAGTAGGTTTTGAAGAAACCGTATCGAGAAGATTTTTTGGTCAGACTCTCGATACAAAATTATTTTTTTAATAATTTACTCGAATTGACGAATGTTGTTTATAATTTACTGTCTAAATATCTAAATGTCATAATTATTCGATATTACAACAAATTTATCTTGAGTTTCGTCACTTCGAGTAGGTTTTGAAGAAACCGTATCGAGAAGATTTTTTGGCAAGATTCTCGATGCAAAATTATCTAATAATTTTACTCGAATTGACAAATCATTTATTATTTCCCATCAAACTGTCTGCACTTGCTAACAAAGCTTCTTCGCGACTTCTTGGAGTCCAGTTTAAGATGTTTTTTGCTTTTTTGTTTGACATTTCTTTGTAGAATTCTTTAGCGATCGGTTCCAAATGGTGAATGTTTTCGGTGTATTGTGGCCTTTCTTTTTTGAATAATTCGGCAACATCGTAGAAGCTCATCACACCGTTTGAGGTTGCAATAAAACGTTCTCCCGCAGCTTTTGGATCAAGCATTGCTTTGATGTGAATATCTGCAACATCTCTCACATCAACGACACCCATTGTGAAAGTCGGAGTGTAGTTCAATGTTCCATTCAGAATTCCTGAAACGGCGATATCTAATGAAGCCGATGTGATTCCGCCAATTGCAGGTCCAAAAATTCCGACAGGATTGATGACCGACAATTCCAAACCATTGCCTTCTTTTTCGATGAATTCCCATGCCGATTTCTCAGCAACTGTTTTCGATTTAATGTAAGCGGGAAGCTCTGCATTCACATCCGTCCAGTCTTCCTCCGTGAAAATATGGTCTTTGATATCTTTGCTGTAACCTACTGCTGCAAAAGAAGAGGTCAAAACGACTCTTTTCACACCCGCATCACGAGATGCTTTCAAAACGCGCAAAGCTCCGTCTCTTGCAGGAATGATAAGTTCGTTTTCATCTTTCGGATCCTGAGCAGGGAAGGGTGATGCTACGTGAAGAACATAATCACAGCCTTTTACGGCTTTATCCCAATTTTTATCGCTTGTAAGATCTGCTTCAATAAATGAAAGGTTTGAAAAATCTCTGATACCGCCTTCTTCTAATGCTTTTAGAATATTTTCTTTTTTTGAGAGTGAGCGAAGTGTAGTCTTCACTTCATAACCTTGTTGCAGCAGTTGCAGAACAGTATGGATTCCCAAAAATCCTGTTCCTCCTGTTACCAAAACTGTTTTCTTTGTTTGTAAGTTTTCCATTTTGTTTAAATTTTACAGTACAAAGTTGGGGTTTATTTTGGCTTAAAATTTTGTTGTGGAGTTCAAATTTTATTTGCTGTCGAGGTCAAATCTTCCCATTGATTAAATAAAAATCTCCCACAGAAACCCGCGAGAGATAAAAAATATAAGCTCAATTTCTTATCGGAAATGATGGGATTTTATATTATTCATTAAAAGTACCAAAAGCACCTTCCGTTCCTGCAAAGAAATTCTGGTACAGCAATTCTGTATTTCCTACACGAACTTCGTAGATATTTTCCTGAAATGCTTTTACCAAATCATCGGCAACATCAGAAGGCGGAATTCCGTTTTCTTTTCCTCCTATTTCTACGGAAAAATCGGTATCTACTAAAGGTGGCATCAATTCAAAAACTTTTATATTGGTATCTTTTGCCAGTTCGTACCTCAAAACTTGGGTGTGTGAATGCAAAGCAGCTTTTGAATCTGAGTAAGTCGGAAGATGATGACCAGGAACAAGTCCTACGATCGAAGAAACGTTGACAATGGCGGCTTCATTTTGTTCTTTCAATAAAGGAAGAAATTTTTCTGTCATTCTGATCGGTGCAAAATAATTGGTCGTAAATTCTGACAAAGCGTTGTCGTGTGTTTCAGAATTTTCTGAAATTGTGTAGTAATGAGCATGACCTGCATTATTAATTAAAATATTCAATCCTCCGAAAGTAGTTTTTACTTCTTCGTATAATCTGTTGACATCACTTTCATTTGTAATATCCGCCTGAATAGTGAATACGTTTTCTAAATCTTTTGCCGCAGCATCTAATTTTTCTTTGTTTCTTCCAACGATAATGATTTTGTTGGCCGGACTTAATGCTTTTGCGATTGCTAATCCGATTCCTGAACCTCCGCCAGTAATTAAAATTGTGTTGTTTGTAATGTTCATAACGTTTGTTTTAAATGTTTGTTAATTTTCAATATTGTACTATATGGTACAAAATAGAATAAAAAATTTTAATCGAGTAATTTTAAATTAAGTTCAATGATACTTTTAAGGATTTCGGGGGAGCTTTCCATACGTCTTGTGACATGAATTCCATTCCATAAATTGGTTAAATGCCACGCAAGAATCTTAGGATTTTCCGTGCTTTTAATTTGATCATTTTTTTGTGCTTTTTCAATAACCTCTGCAAAAAGCTGTTGTAATTTTTTTATAATCTTTATTGAAGTTTTTTTTATTTCTGCATCTTTCTCAGATAACTGGACCAATGAATTTCCTAAATAGCATCCTCTTTCTTTTTCGCAGTCGGGAGAATAGGCCTGGCTTAAAAAGAACTGTCTGATGAACTCAATTCCGTTTTCAGATTTTTCGATTCCTTCTGCTAATTTTTTATAGAAGCCTTCAGAAAACTGCTCAATAGATTTCACATACAATTCCTGTTTTCCACCTTTAAATGCAAGATAAAAACTTCCTTTCCCGATTCCCATCGCATTCAACAATTCATCTGCAGAAGCCGTATTGTAGCCTTTGTTTCTGAAAACTTCAGTCGCTTTTTCAATTGCCTGATTTTCGTCGAATATTTTTGGTCTTCCTGCCATTTCTTTATTTTGATGAAACAAAGGTACGTAATTGTACTAATTAGTACAAAATTAATTTTCAAATATCTTTTATAGTTTTTGTCGATAATATTGCAAGAAGATTATTTAATTAAATTAAGAACCCGTTCAAATTCAAGATCACGGTTTTCAAGAATATCATGGTCTTTATATTTAATGATTTTATTGATTCTGATTCCGGTTTGCTGGGTTTGAGAATTATCAGGATAGAAAATTCCGTTTCCGGTGAATTCCAGAAGATAATTACCAGGAAGATTAACTTTCACCAAATCGCCGTCTCCACCTGAAGTTTGCTGACCGATTGTCAAGGATTGTGGAAATATTTTCTGAAGACTCATTGAGTACCATTCACTTGCGCTTCGTGTGTCGGGATTGACGAGAATAAAAACTTTTCCTTTATAATTGTGTGTTGTTTTACCAGAAATTGCAGGGAAATAATCGTAATCTTTATAAGCGAAAGTTCCGATATTTTTCAAATTTTGCCTGTAATATTTTCCAAAATAATTTTCGGAAGGAGAAAAGTATTTGTAGATGTAGTGATAAAAAAATCCACCCCAGTCAGGATATTCTCTCATGTCAAATACAATAGCTTTCTTTTGTGCTGCATCACTTAAGATACTGTCCATCACCATGTCTATTTTGTCATCATTTACATTATTGATAAATTTTAAAGTCTCATTAACTTTAAAATAAGCAACGTCATTATGAGCAATTTTTCGGCTTTCTCTTTTCTTTATTTTATCTTGCAAATAGTCAACTATCAAATCGTATTTTTCTTTATCAGATGGATCAATCATCTCAATTTTTGTGGAAAATTTCCTATTGTTTCCCCCTGATTTTACTTCTAAATTCTGTTGTTGGAAATCACCGATCCAGATAAGATTGTTTTCATATTTTGACAGAACAAATACCAATTTTTCGGTATTGGAAGTTGATAATAATTCTCCCTTTTCTTTGATAATTTGAGGAATAGTTTTTCCGTTAACAGAAATGATTTTGTCACCGATATTGATTTGTGCTTTCGAACAGATTTCCGGAAAAATTAGTTTTGTCACCAAAATATGATCGTCCAAAATCTGAAAATCAAACGGCGCAAGATAACTGCCGTGGAAAATTTCTTTTCTATAATTCAATTGTTTATAAAAACTCAATGCATGGCTGTCCTTAAATTTTGAAACCAGTTTTGCCAATACAATTTCGAAATCTTTTCTTGAAGTTATTTTTGAATTTTCATCTAAACTATTCTTGAAATATTCGCCAAAACCTTTATCCATAATATATTTGTGGGGAAAAAGATAATCAACGATTCCTTGAATTTTCGCCAAAGTAAGCAAACGGTATTCAAGCGGAATATTTTCATTTTTCGGGAAGGGATATTGTTTTTCATCACTTACAGATTTTCCATCTTTTAGAAGTTCAAAATTGTAACGATGATTATAAATATTTTGAATCAGTGTTTTGTTTTCCGCACTGATTTTTCCGTTTTTCTGAAACCAGTCAAAATTCTGATTTTTTGTCAGAATATCTTTTGATGTTTCTTTAGGAGCGGGAATGGTGACGTTTTTATTTAAACTTTGAGACAACTTTTCGATAACAGAATTGAAATCATCTTTTGAATTGATCTTTTTAATTGTAACTAAAAATAAACTGTCGGCATCAATTTTTCCGCTTGCAACATCGGGATGATAATATTTAATAAAATTCCATGTTTTCATGAAATCATAATATTGATCTTTCTGAGCGAAAATAAATTGCTGAAATAAAAGAAATGATATAAGAATTCCTGTTTTTTTCATGATAATAAGTAATTTATAAATATAATATTTATTATCAATTAAAAATATTTTTCACAATGATGAATAATCATTTTTTAAAACATCAGCTCAAAGCTCATGAATAAGGCTGTTTCTGTAGAATCATTATATAATTTTGTATTAATACCTGTAATTGTAAAACCAGCTTTCTGATAAAATTGTATGGCGCCGTAATTGGTGTTTTGGGTTTCAAGCTCAACGATTCTGCACTGCAATTCTTTTGCCTTCCGATTGACGGCTTTAATCAATAGTCTTCCGATATTCTGCCTCCTGAATGTTTCACTAACCAGCATATTTTCAATAAAAAGGCTGTTATTCCATTCTCTGAAATCACAAATAATCCAACCTATGAGTTCATTGTCCTGAAAAGCTCCGAAAGAGTGACCTTTTTCAATAATTTTATTTAAATCACCAAGATCAGCAGGATTTTTTTCCCAGTCCTTTGTGTATGATTGATTTTTTTCCCGTATCCTGAATTCAAATGTATTGGAAAGCTCAATAGCTGAAACGACAAATATCTTATCAGTTTTATAACCGTTAAATCCCCAATTATGTGTTGGGTTTTCGGTTATCTTTTCTAATTTTCGGATTTCCATTTATTAAAAATCTGCGGCCTTCGAATTGAAAGAATTTCCTTTTGTGGCATAAAGAATGATTTGCAGTAAAACCAAAGCCGAGATAACGGCAACCCTTACCAAAGCGTTTTCTGAAAACCTTTCTCTGATAATTTCCATCTGGCTGATTTTTTCAATTGTGAACTGTTTGAGTTGATCAATACTGGTAAAATCGTTTACTTTTACAATTTCTGAATTGATTTGTGCTTCGTTGAGAGTTTTTGCAGCATTAATGAGGTTAATATTGCTTATGAATAACCATCCGAACAATATAATCGAAATAAGTAATAAAAAAGGTCTGATGATTTTCATTTGTTAAGTGTTTTTTTGTGGAACATTGATATTTTTGTGTTTTCCAAATTTAAATAAAATCATTTAAAAATAGAATGAATTTCACAAATATGTGTAAAATTTTAACTATTAATCAGATTGAAGTCATTAAAAGTAGATTATTAAAATTAAATCTTTAATGTAGACAGCGTAAATACACTTCAAAAATTAATTAAAATTTCACACACCGAAATTTTCAAAACGTGTAAATTTGTCATCAATAAAAATTTTACTTGATGCTTAGGAAAATTTCGATTGCGGCGGCTACTTTTTTGTCCGTACTTACAATCAATGCTCAGAAGAACAAAAATTCTCAGTTAGAAAGGCCGAAACTGGTAGTAGGCTTGGTGGTAGATCAAATGAGGTGGGATTATTTGTACCGTTTTTATAATAAATACGGAAATGATGGCTTTAAAAGACTTTTAAATACAGGATATTCTCTGAATAATGTTCTTATTCCTTATGTTCCTACGATTACAGCTTTGGGACATGCGTGCATTTATACGGGATCGGTTCCGGCAATTCATGGGATTGCAGGAAATGACTGGACAGATAAGGAAACGGGACAGAATGTATATTGTACGACAGATGAAAGTGTAAAACCGGTGGGAACTACCAATGCAAAAGTGGGGAGCCATTCTCCGAAAAATCTTTGGTCGACCACTATTTCAGACGAATTA
Proteins encoded in this region:
- a CDS encoding helix-turn-helix domain-containing protein produces the protein MKQPVRIKTINQFHEFRKLPKPEHPLISVVDYSTIKHDADVNELSWILDFYSISIKRTSNTKMKYGQQEYDFDEGVMFFMAPGQVFGVTVDPKIKKKAIHTGWILLIHPDFFWNTSLAKNIKNYEYFDYSVNEALFLSEKEENTLYSIIQNIQQEYHSNIDKFSQNIIISQIETLLNYADRYYQRQFITRKISNHKILDSLENLLTDYFNNEDLLTKGLPSVQFVANQLNVSPSYLTGLLKVLTGQSTQQHIHEKLIEKAKEKLSTTQLSVSEIAYELGFEHPQSFSKLFKNKTNVSPLEFRQSFN
- a CDS encoding NmrA family NAD(P)-binding protein translates to MKIIVTGSLGNISKPLTKELVEKGHDVTVISSNAERQTEIESLGAKAAIGTMEDIDFLSESFAGADIIYAMEALNAGVFFNHEIDFIQANIQIAKNYKEAIERSGVKNIIHLSSIGAHTNEGNGILKFHYEAEKVLNELPENVSIKFMRPVGFYYNMFAFIPTIKSQNVIIQNYGGDDQEPWVSPFDIASVIAEEIEKPFNGREIRYVASEEISPNEIAKILGEAIGNPDLQWITISDEDLLNNLIKAGMNPDTAKGFVEMNMARRSNVLYEDYYKNRPEMGNIKVKDFAKNFATAYYKN
- a CDS encoding helix-turn-helix transcriptional regulator, whose amino-acid sequence is MKFNNIQSCHLGPEISPEQFIPEHFFLFLLKGSMVAYDGYRHYNMKPGDYCIARKNHLVRYTKYKEDGDFEKVIIAFDEPFLKKFLERHPYQAEPTDNKDSFLFIKEDKLINNYIQSLEPYYNGHEQLDDTFVDIKREELLMILLKNNSDLKNIFFNFNVPHKIDLELFMNNNYKFNISLERFAFMTGRSLSTFKREFKAIFNTTPGKWLMNRRLQEAYFLLDKEHKKPTDIYIDLGFEDLSHFSFVFKKEFGVSPSEVGKQKV
- a CDS encoding SDR family oxidoreductase; translation: MENLQTKKTVLVTGGTGFLGIHTVLQLLQQGYEVKTTLRSLSKKENILKALEEGGIRDFSNLSFIEADLTSDKNWDKAVKGCDYVLHVASPFPAQDPKDENELIIPARDGALRVLKASRDAGVKRVVLTSSFAAVGYSKDIKDHIFTEEDWTDVNAELPAYIKSKTVAEKSAWEFIEKEGNGLELSVINPVGIFGPAIGGITSASLDIAVSGILNGTLNYTPTFTMGVVDVRDVADIHIKAMLDPKAAGERFIATSNGVMSFYDVAELFKKERPQYTENIHHLEPIAKEFYKEMSNKKAKNILNWTPRSREEALLASADSLMGNNK
- a CDS encoding SDR family oxidoreductase, which translates into the protein MNITNNTILITGGGSGIGLAIAKALSPANKIIIVGRNKEKLDAAAKDLENVFTIQADITNESDVNRLYEEVKTTFGGLNILINNAGHAHYYTISENSETHDNALSEFTTNYFAPIRMTEKFLPLLKEQNEAAIVNVSSIVGLVPGHHLPTYSDSKAALHSHTQVLRYELAKDTNIKVFELMPPLVDTDFSVEIGGKENGIPPSDVADDLVKAFQENIYEVRVGNTELLYQNFFAGTEGAFGTFNE
- a CDS encoding TetR/AcrR family transcriptional regulator: MAGRPKIFDENQAIEKATEVFRNKGYNTASADELLNAMGIGKGSFYLAFKGGKQELYVKSIEQFSEGFYKKLAEGIEKSENGIEFIRQFFLSQAYSPDCEKERGCYLGNSLVQLSEKDAEIKKTSIKIIKKLQQLFAEVIEKAQKNDQIKSTENPKILAWHLTNLWNGIHVTRRMESSPEILKSIIELNLKLLD
- a CDS encoding S41 family peptidase, with translation MKKTGILISFLLFQQFIFAQKDQYYDFMKTWNFIKYYHPDVASGKIDADSLFLVTIKKINSKDDFNSVIEKLSQSLNKNVTIPAPKETSKDILTKNQNFDWFQKNGKISAENKTLIQNIYNHRYNFELLKDGKSVSDEKQYPFPKNENIPLEYRLLTLAKIQGIVDYLFPHKYIMDKGFGEYFKNSLDENSKITSRKDFEIVLAKLVSKFKDSHALSFYKQLNYRKEIFHGSYLAPFDFQILDDHILVTKLIFPEICSKAQINIGDKIISVNGKTIPQIIKEKGELLSTSNTEKLVFVLSKYENNLIWIGDFQQQNLEVKSGGNNRKFSTKIEMIDPSDKEKYDLIVDYLQDKIKKRESRKIAHNDVAYFKVNETLKFINNVNDDKIDMVMDSILSDAAQKKAIVFDMREYPDWGGFFYHYIYKYFSPSENYFGKYYRQNLKNIGTFAYKDYDYFPAISGKTTHNYKGKVFILVNPDTRSASEWYSMSLQKIFPQSLTIGQQTSGGDGDLVKVNLPGNYLLEFTGNGIFYPDNSQTQQTGIRINKIIKYKDHDILENRDLEFERVLNLIK
- a CDS encoding GNAT family N-acetyltransferase, with product MEIRKLEKITENPTHNWGFNGYKTDKIFVVSAIELSNTFEFRIREKNQSYTKDWEKNPADLGDLNKIIEKGHSFGAFQDNELIGWIICDFREWNNSLFIENMLVSETFRRQNIGRLLIKAVNRKAKELQCRIVELETQNTNYGAIQFYQKAGFTITGINTKLYNDSTETALFMSFELMF